One window of Aerococcus tenax genomic DNA carries:
- a CDS encoding DHH family phosphoesterase encodes MISDIIQAIKDYETIIIHRHVNPDPDALGSQMGLKAVLEATYPEKNIYAAGENEPSLDNFGQMDDIPDELYPEALVIINDTANTERIDDQRYRKAKMVIKVDHHPNHDSYGDINYVLPEASAASEIWADILLSHPETFTMTDQGAEYLFLGIVGDTGRFLYDNTSVKTMAIATELRKYDFPASERMQASLTETMGQARLKGYVLENFKLSEDGLVNAVFISQEVLKDLGVTEAESHNIVQTPGSIQGVLAWVIFVEKSDGSMRCRIRSKGPAINQIAQAHEGGGHAKASGANAYSKAECQEIVAELNQAAINYLKEKGNKE; translated from the coding sequence ATGATTAGTGATATCATTCAAGCCATTAAAGACTATGAAACCATAATTATCCACCGCCATGTCAACCCAGATCCAGATGCCCTGGGATCACAAATGGGACTCAAGGCTGTCTTAGAAGCCACTTATCCTGAGAAAAATATTTATGCTGCTGGGGAAAATGAACCTTCCCTAGATAATTTTGGTCAAATGGATGATATCCCTGACGAACTTTATCCTGAGGCCTTAGTCATCATCAATGATACGGCCAACACCGAACGTATTGATGACCAACGTTATCGAAAAGCCAAAATGGTGATTAAAGTGGACCACCACCCTAACCATGATTCTTATGGGGATATCAACTATGTCCTGCCAGAGGCTAGTGCGGCTAGTGAAATTTGGGCGGATATTCTTTTGAGTCATCCGGAGACCTTTACTATGACTGACCAGGGAGCGGAATATTTATTCTTAGGCATCGTCGGCGATACTGGGCGTTTCTTATACGACAATACCTCAGTAAAAACCATGGCCATTGCCACCGAATTACGTAAATACGATTTTCCAGCCAGCGAACGCATGCAGGCATCCTTAACTGAAACCATGGGCCAAGCGCGCTTGAAAGGCTATGTCCTAGAAAACTTTAAATTAAGCGAAGATGGTTTGGTTAATGCGGTCTTTATTAGCCAAGAAGTCTTAAAGGATTTGGGAGTGACCGAGGCGGAATCCCATAATATTGTGCAAACACCGGGATCGATCCAAGGGGTGCTGGCCTGGGTAATCTTTGTTGAAAAGTCTGATGGTTCCATGCGCTGTCGCATTCGCAGTAAGGGGCCAGCTATCAATCAGATTGCCCAAGCTCATGAAGGGGGCGGCCATGCCAAGGCATCAGGGGCCAATGCCTATTCAAAAGCAGAGTGCCAAGAAATTGTGGCAGAATTAAACCAAGCCGCTATAAATTATTTAAAAGAAAAAGGCAATAAGGAATAG
- the zwf gene encoding glucose-6-phosphate dehydrogenase: MDQQVSGIIVLFGASGDLAQRKLYPSLFHLYQQGWLSQRFALIGTSRRPWTDAHYHEIIVESIINYTKDDSLRAVAGEFAQHFYYISNDASQTEDYILLKDKMLALQKQYQTDKNFLYYLSIAPSLFEITSHHLKKTGIIDIPGNHRVILEKPFGVDLDSAQSLNQALNISFEESDIYRIDHYVGKESVLNIWATRQYNPFFEAIWNHKYIDHFQITLSEDLPVGSRGGYYDQTGALLDMFQNHILQVISFVGMDLPRSQDDLHPKKEAFLREIPSFDLESVQTNIVRGQYGQAADGSEPAYRDLEGVSEDSSTETFVAGKFRINNDRWQGTPFYFRTGKALSSGKYTTVEAVLKDNLSTCDSPNRMTFVITPEYGLEVSMNQKAFKGCFKPQTMRMLPDKEILQSRVASESYEILIYYAFLGNQMLFTTWDELKEQWRIADSIKEAWSQLDPPSFPNYPAMTKGPEAAKDLIESDGRRWINPQY, translated from the coding sequence ATGGACCAACAAGTTTCGGGAATCATTGTCCTCTTTGGGGCATCCGGTGACCTTGCCCAACGGAAATTATATCCCTCTTTATTTCACCTCTACCAACAAGGCTGGCTAAGCCAACGTTTTGCCTTGATCGGCACTTCTCGTCGCCCTTGGACAGATGCACATTATCATGAGATCATCGTTGAATCAATTATTAACTATACCAAGGATGACAGTTTGAGAGCAGTAGCTGGTGAATTTGCCCAGCATTTTTATTATATCTCAAATGATGCTTCACAAACAGAGGATTATATCCTACTCAAGGACAAAATGCTAGCCCTGCAAAAGCAATATCAAACTGATAAGAACTTTCTTTATTACTTATCCATTGCCCCTAGTCTCTTTGAGATCACCTCACACCACTTAAAGAAAACTGGGATTATCGATATTCCAGGTAACCACCGGGTTATTTTAGAAAAACCTTTTGGTGTTGACCTGGATTCTGCCCAATCACTAAACCAAGCCCTTAATATTTCCTTTGAAGAAAGTGATATTTACCGGATTGACCACTATGTAGGCAAGGAAAGTGTCCTTAATATTTGGGCAACCCGCCAGTATAATCCCTTTTTCGAAGCCATTTGGAACCACAAGTATATTGACCACTTCCAAATTACCCTATCCGAAGATTTACCAGTTGGCAGTCGGGGGGGCTATTATGATCAAACTGGAGCCCTCTTAGATATGTTCCAAAACCATATCCTACAAGTGATCTCCTTTGTAGGCATGGACTTACCCAGGTCTCAAGACGACCTCCATCCAAAAAAGGAAGCCTTTTTAAGAGAAATCCCTTCCTTTGACCTCGAAAGCGTCCAAACGAACATTGTCCGGGGCCAATATGGTCAAGCAGCAGATGGGAGTGAGCCGGCCTATCGCGACCTAGAAGGGGTTAGTGAAGACAGTAGTACCGAAACCTTTGTCGCTGGTAAGTTCCGTATCAACAATGACCGTTGGCAAGGAACCCCCTTTTATTTCCGAACGGGTAAGGCACTCAGCAGCGGAAAATATACCACAGTTGAAGCGGTCCTCAAGGATAACTTGTCGACCTGCGATTCACCTAACCGGATGACCTTTGTGATTACCCCTGAATACGGCTTAGAAGTCTCCATGAATCAAAAAGCCTTTAAAGGTTGCTTTAAACCGCAAACCATGCGCATGCTGCCCGATAAGGAAATTCTCCAATCACGGGTGGCCAGTGAATCCTACGAAATTCTCATCTACTACGCCTTCCTTGGTAATCAGATGCTATTTACGACCTGGGACGAGCTCAAAGAACAATGGCGGATCGCCGACTCCATTAAGGAGGCCTGGTCACAACTCGATCCCCCAAGCTTCCCTAACTATCCCGCCATGACTAAGGGCCCCGAAGCTGCCAAAGATCTCATCGAAAGCGACGGCCGCCGCTGGATCAACCCACAATACTAA
- a CDS encoding DEAD/DEAH box helicase gives MSFKEYHFQPFIEAALEKLAFKEPTPIQKKVIPVIQAGKSLVAQSQTGSGKSHAFLLPLIDQLKPENYTQLVITAPSRELADQLYQTAQQLVGDSDFDFHIERAYGGTDTKRQKERLENQDPQVVIGTPGRLLDLVTEGSINVHKVEHFVVDEADMTLDMGFLHTVDQIASRMPDDLKIYVFSATIPEKLHPFLRKYLEHPEWIQVANEKLISPTITNILLPLRGRSKDDLLKQALTMGAPYLVLIFANTIEEVDQLYLKLKQWGLSVAKLHGDLDSRERRRVMRQIQHLDYQYVVATDLAARGIDIEGVSHVVNYDIPKELEFFIHRVGRTGRQGMKGIALTFYHPDQEKAIRWLEDRGIHFEVKDIKNGQWVEVKDHKERQLRKDRHQEETDHVVKGMINRNKKRKVKPGYKKKLDRQIKAYKRDKYNKKQRQAARQKRKQNKENNR, from the coding sequence ATGTCATTTAAAGAATACCATTTCCAGCCTTTTATTGAGGCGGCCTTAGAGAAATTAGCCTTTAAAGAACCTACCCCGATTCAAAAGAAAGTTATTCCCGTTATTCAAGCGGGAAAAAGCCTAGTTGCCCAAAGTCAAACCGGATCAGGAAAGTCCCATGCTTTCTTGCTCCCCTTAATCGACCAATTAAAGCCTGAGAATTATACCCAATTAGTTATCACGGCACCCAGTCGGGAATTGGCTGACCAATTGTATCAAACTGCCCAACAGCTTGTGGGGGATAGTGACTTTGATTTTCATATTGAAAGAGCCTATGGGGGAACAGACACCAAGCGGCAAAAAGAACGCCTAGAAAATCAAGATCCCCAAGTGGTAATTGGGACTCCGGGTCGCTTATTAGACTTAGTGACTGAAGGCTCGATCAATGTCCATAAAGTAGAACACTTTGTTGTGGATGAGGCGGATATGACTTTGGATATGGGCTTTTTGCATACGGTTGACCAAATCGCCAGTCGGATGCCCGATGATTTGAAGATTTACGTCTTTTCTGCCACCATTCCGGAGAAATTACATCCCTTCCTTAGAAAGTACTTGGAACATCCAGAATGGATCCAAGTTGCTAACGAAAAGCTGATTTCGCCAACCATTACCAATATCTTACTCCCCTTAAGAGGGCGGTCCAAAGATGACCTGCTCAAGCAAGCCTTAACCATGGGGGCACCCTATTTGGTCCTTATTTTTGCAAATACCATCGAGGAAGTGGACCAACTCTATTTAAAACTCAAGCAATGGGGGCTATCGGTAGCTAAGTTGCACGGCGATCTCGACAGTCGTGAACGCCGGCGGGTGATGCGTCAAATCCAACACCTTGATTATCAATATGTGGTGGCTACGGATCTAGCTGCCCGCGGGATTGACATTGAAGGGGTCTCCCATGTGGTTAACTATGATATTCCTAAAGAGTTAGAATTCTTTATCCACCGGGTAGGCCGTACGGGACGGCAAGGAATGAAGGGCATTGCCTTGACCTTCTACCATCCTGACCAAGAAAAGGCGATTCGCTGGTTAGAAGATCGTGGGATCCACTTTGAGGTGAAAGACATTAAAAATGGTCAATGGGTCGAAGTCAAAGACCATAAGGAACGGCAGTTAAGAAAAGACCGCCACCAAGAGGAAACGGACCACGTTGTTAAGGGTATGATTAACCGTAATAAGAAAAGGAAAGTTAAACCCGGTTATAAGAAAAAACTCGACCGGCAAATTAAAGCATATAAACGAGACAAATATAATAAAAAACAAAGACAAGCTGCTCGGCAAAAACGCAAGCAAAATAAAGAAAACAACCGTTAA
- a CDS encoding DUF1189 domain-containing protein — protein sequence MKTLRLFFDSIFRFKDTLVAFYMTLKHKLVYILLLSLVMTLPAIQPSYQLLHTVRGNGASIIQSIPDFTIENNQLVSEKDQAFINKTDFLNYVYNPKDQISQEDLKKIDSSALTIYTNPKNITFSFMGQQQSFPYADFSTDLDSQGQKQIIQSLTQFQPWVYLLVFLGIFLFNSLQVSLLALVIALFMAPMAITRKLQLTFGKRYNFALTAMTFPLVLIQLVHLFGYQVTFSFYIILFTALIRIWAFTKQIKVVKIDPKQWDANKDQVKNDKNLVNLDKQDEETDRDQKDGPDHSDKNDD from the coding sequence TTGAAAACCTTACGTTTATTCTTTGATAGTATCTTTCGCTTTAAAGATACACTTGTGGCTTTTTATATGACTTTGAAGCATAAATTAGTCTACATTTTATTATTGAGCCTAGTGATGACCCTACCGGCTATCCAACCCAGCTACCAGCTACTTCATACGGTGAGAGGCAATGGGGCCAGCATTATCCAATCCATACCCGATTTTACAATTGAAAATAACCAATTAGTCAGTGAAAAGGACCAGGCCTTTATCAATAAGACTGATTTCTTAAACTATGTCTATAACCCCAAAGATCAAATCAGTCAAGAAGACCTTAAAAAAATCGATTCATCAGCTCTAACCATTTATACCAACCCGAAAAATATCACATTCTCCTTTATGGGTCAGCAACAAAGCTTTCCTTATGCTGACTTTAGCACGGACTTAGATAGTCAAGGGCAAAAGCAAATCATCCAAAGCCTGACACAATTCCAACCTTGGGTCTATCTCTTAGTCTTTTTAGGGATTTTTCTATTTAATAGCTTACAGGTAAGTCTATTAGCCCTAGTGATTGCCTTGTTTATGGCACCCATGGCCATTACCCGTAAATTGCAATTGACCTTTGGCAAGCGCTATAATTTTGCCTTAACGGCCATGACTTTCCCTCTAGTTCTTATCCAATTGGTTCATCTCTTTGGCTACCAGGTAACCTTTTCTTTTTACATCATCCTCTTTACTGCTTTAATCCGTATCTGGGCCTTTACCAAACAGATTAAAGTGGTAAAGATTGACCCTAAGCAATGGGACGCCAACAAAGATCAAGTAAAAAACGATAAGAACTTGGTAAACTTAGACAAACAAGATGAAGAGACTGACCGAGACCAAAAAGATGGCCCTGATCATTCCGATAAAAATGATGACTAA
- a CDS encoding class I SAM-dependent methyltransferase yields MKSMALFDDLAGDYDSWYQGEVGAFVDQIEADLAFSLVDVQAGMSVLDAGCGTGNYSIRLAQAGAQVQAIDISSQMLKEAKRKAEALDLPIAFQKMDMNHLDFPRERFDLIFSMTAIEFIADLEAFIASCFDLLKPGGYLLIGSITESGDWGQYYQEKKDSIYNYAHFRDTQDFIKHYPKQVLGYREGLYLPVHPDVDLDLASQEANYAKSASPSFTCVLWQKAGEK; encoded by the coding sequence ATGAAGTCAATGGCCTTATTTGATGATCTAGCAGGAGATTATGATAGCTGGTACCAAGGGGAAGTCGGGGCTTTTGTCGATCAGATTGAAGCGGACCTGGCTTTTTCCTTAGTTGATGTTCAGGCAGGCATGTCGGTCTTAGATGCAGGTTGCGGTACAGGCAATTATAGCATCCGCCTGGCTCAAGCGGGGGCTCAAGTGCAAGCGATCGATATTTCCAGCCAAATGTTAAAAGAAGCAAAAAGGAAAGCGGAGGCGCTGGACCTGCCCATTGCCTTTCAAAAAATGGATATGAATCACCTAGATTTCCCCAGGGAGAGGTTTGACCTGATCTTTTCTATGACCGCTATTGAATTTATTGCGGATTTAGAAGCCTTTATTGCTTCATGCTTTGACTTATTAAAACCGGGGGGCTATCTCTTAATCGGTTCTATTACTGAGTCTGGAGACTGGGGGCAATACTATCAAGAGAAAAAAGACTCCATTTATAATTATGCCCATTTCCGAGATACCCAAGACTTTATAAAACACTACCCTAAGCAGGTTCTTGGCTACCGCGAAGGGTTATATCTCCCTGTTCACCCTGATGTTGACCTTGATTTAGCCAGTCAGGAAGCCAACTATGCTAAATCCGCTAGTCCAAGTTTCACCTGTGTGCTCTGGCAAAAAGCTGGAGAGAAATAA
- a CDS encoding YfhO family protein translates to MKNFSKMNAVKRSLLLAAGLPVLILVFIYLVKGLFPFGNQTILTVDLGQQYIDFFQYYRESLLGNWQQIFYSFQKGMGGEMVGTWTYYLMSPFNLLLLPFPQKALPIACVCLILAKSAAASASFLWLLYKNYGDHGPLTISFACFYSLMGYFSANQLNIMWLDGLVFLPLIILGIQDLIHHRRSTYYIISLALLLIANYYIGYMVCPFAVLFFLYELFGAQFTKRLKQARFPFKQYFTRVLRFILSSVAAAGLAAFTLIPTYFALAQSKGSYQELHFDWSFAYPLWQLISKLVVGPFNFDQMPEGLPNIFVPSLAILAGLVFFLQKRFSWQEKLMSFLVLAFLLLSMNVKALNLIWHGFQYPIWYPYRFSFVFSFFVLYLAYRTLRKVEPLSNQSAFVTLCLIGLSTLTLALHYQDFSYISPNSLLFSTIAFVFSFFGLYYLSHSSKKTAPLLLLSTLALIESMTNTALTLNSISYLNYDSYAQYLEVSQPLLARLQDDSGEDFYRIAKTFQRTKNDPMQLSYYGLDHFNSTIERSTTELFKALGQPTTTGSVNYSNGSLVTDSLFNVRYLINSQVQSQKEVEDKAYERRLVSHRPDFNHYPLLDQIQGFSVFKNPYALSLGFLVNKAIIQMDLKPDQTIDNQDKLLACLNGQDDRSTKDSSLDFFQVRDFKRMDLTNLESDDPSRINTSYHKTDRESKSFIDFTLKIDSKQAYYLTVPGDLSEEDVTYYLDGKKLNYDKSYNSTQVFNIANQSTPGERIFTIEVKADSINLSQLNLYSLANQTFDQVMHSVADQKLHIDRFADNHIKGSFEGKANDQALLLTIPYNEGWRAQVNGKKVNLEPVLDRSMMVIKEIPQGENQLELRFRPQGLTLGVIISLSHILVLCLLYSIKRK, encoded by the coding sequence ATGAAGAATTTTTCCAAAATGAATGCAGTTAAACGGTCGCTCTTATTAGCGGCCGGCCTCCCAGTTTTAATCCTGGTCTTTATTTACCTGGTTAAGGGTCTCTTTCCCTTTGGCAATCAGACGATTTTAACTGTGGACTTAGGCCAGCAATATATTGATTTCTTCCAATATTACCGGGAGTCCCTGCTAGGCAATTGGCAGCAAATCTTCTACTCTTTCCAAAAGGGAATGGGAGGAGAGATGGTAGGAACTTGGACTTATTATTTAATGAGTCCCTTTAACCTCCTACTCCTTCCCTTTCCCCAAAAGGCCCTACCCATAGCCTGTGTCTGCCTGATCCTAGCCAAGAGCGCTGCTGCTAGTGCCAGTTTTCTCTGGCTACTTTACAAAAATTATGGCGACCACGGCCCCTTGACCATCAGCTTTGCCTGTTTCTATAGTTTAATGGGCTATTTTTCCGCTAACCAACTCAACATCATGTGGTTAGATGGCCTGGTCTTTTTGCCTTTAATCATCCTAGGCATCCAGGACCTTATCCACCACAGAAGGAGCACTTATTATATCATTAGCCTGGCTCTCTTATTGATAGCCAATTATTATATCGGTTATATGGTTTGTCCTTTTGCTGTGCTCTTCTTTCTTTATGAACTCTTTGGCGCCCAATTTACCAAGAGGCTTAAACAAGCAAGATTCCCATTCAAGCAATATTTTACTAGAGTCCTGCGCTTTATTTTGTCTTCCGTGGCAGCCGCCGGACTAGCGGCTTTCACCCTTATTCCGACTTACTTTGCCCTGGCCCAAAGTAAAGGCAGCTACCAAGAGCTTCATTTTGACTGGTCCTTTGCCTATCCACTCTGGCAGCTTATCAGCAAATTGGTGGTCGGTCCCTTTAACTTTGACCAAATGCCGGAGGGGTTACCTAATATCTTTGTCCCTTCCCTGGCCATTTTAGCTGGCCTAGTGTTTTTCCTGCAAAAGCGGTTCAGCTGGCAGGAAAAACTGATGAGCTTTTTAGTCTTAGCTTTCTTACTCTTATCCATGAATGTTAAAGCCTTAAATTTAATTTGGCATGGTTTTCAATATCCTATCTGGTATCCCTACCGTTTTTCCTTTGTCTTTTCCTTTTTCGTCCTTTACCTAGCTTATCGGACTTTAAGAAAAGTAGAACCTCTCAGTAATCAGTCAGCCTTTGTGACCCTTTGCCTAATTGGTTTATCTACCCTGACCTTGGCCTTACACTACCAGGATTTTTCTTATATTAGCCCTAATAGCCTACTTTTCTCAACAATAGCCTTTGTATTTAGTTTTTTTGGCCTTTACTATCTCAGTCACTCCAGTAAGAAAACGGCTCCCTTGCTACTCTTGTCTACCTTGGCTTTGATTGAAAGCATGACCAATACTGCTTTAACCTTAAACTCTATTTCTTACCTGAACTATGATAGCTACGCTCAGTATTTAGAAGTCAGTCAACCGCTTTTAGCTCGTTTGCAGGATGATTCCGGCGAAGATTTCTACCGCATTGCTAAGACCTTTCAACGGACTAAAAATGACCCCATGCAATTGTCCTACTATGGCTTAGACCATTTTAATTCAACCATTGAAAGATCGACCACCGAGCTTTTTAAAGCTTTGGGCCAACCGACAACCACTGGTTCAGTCAATTACTCGAATGGCAGCCTGGTAACGGATAGCCTCTTTAATGTTAGGTATCTGATTAATAGTCAAGTCCAAAGCCAAAAAGAGGTCGAAGATAAGGCCTATGAACGCCGCTTAGTTAGCCACCGTCCCGATTTTAACCATTATCCTCTGCTTGACCAGATCCAAGGTTTTTCTGTTTTTAAGAACCCTTACGCCCTGTCGCTCGGCTTTCTGGTCAATAAAGCGATCATTCAAATGGACTTGAAGCCTGACCAAACGATCGATAACCAAGATAAACTCTTGGCCTGTCTCAATGGTCAAGACGATCGATCGACTAAGGACAGCTCTCTGGATTTCTTCCAGGTCAGAGATTTTAAGCGAATGGATTTAACAAACCTAGAAAGTGATGACCCCAGTCGGATTAATACCAGCTACCATAAGACGGACCGAGAAAGTAAAAGTTTTATCGACTTTACCCTAAAAATTGATAGCAAGCAAGCCTACTACTTGACTGTACCAGGAGATTTATCGGAGGAGGATGTGACTTATTACTTAGATGGCAAAAAGCTAAACTATGATAAAAGTTACAATTCTACCCAAGTCTTTAATATCGCCAACCAATCCACTCCGGGAGAAAGGATTTTTACCATCGAGGTAAAAGCGGATAGTATCAACCTTTCTCAGCTCAACCTCTATTCCTTAGCTAACCAAACTTTCGATCAGGTGATGCATAGCGTGGCGGATCAAAAACTACATATTGACCGCTTCGCTGATAACCACATTAAAGGAAGCTTTGAAGGCAAAGCGAATGACCAAGCCCTCCTCCTTACCATCCCCTATAATGAAGGCTGGCGGGCCCAGGTCAATGGTAAAAAAGTCAATTTGGAACCGGTTTTAGACCGGAGTATGATGGTCATTAAAGAAATCCCCCAAGGAGAAAATCAACTAGAACTCCGTTTTCGTCCCCAAGGATTAACCTTAGGTGTGATTATTTCTCTATCCCATATCCTTGTTTTGTGCTTACTTTACTCAATCAAACGGAAATAA
- a CDS encoding penicillin-binding transpeptidase domain-containing protein produces the protein MALNDDKKKKVGEGMSHDFDKSAKRKGREKQAQVNSKTLRRKSPHWHNYLNRLNILLYIVFILFALLIFRLGYLQVVNGQAFQELVHMTEKNMSEESVPRGYIVDRNHKMLVDNEGLQAINYTRGPNVTGEDMAKTARKLASFIHLDTEEVTERDRKDYWIASNQDRLNERMSEEDLRLRDSELYEKQLSYVSEEDINFSGDDLEAVLIYKRMNGAYALTPTLIKNKDVSNEEIALVSEHSNEMPGVNTTMDWRREYPQKDLLRSVIGSVTSEEEGLPSDKAEYYLAQGYARNDRVGKSYLEAMHEDILHGAKTKYETEINQRGEVVRTDKAYPGSMGNTVQLTIDTDFQKKIEEILEGYLHGSSTGKNNSIYVVASDPNNGEILAMAGKYRNEHGEIIDDALGTINSSFTMGSTVKGATVGAGYHYGVLKPGQENIFIDQPLYFTGTPRKASWWAAHNTSPVPINDVMALARSSNVYMIRTAMAIGGLPNYEAGMSLAGLDPETGNKLRNFYHQFGLGSSTGIDLQNEVTGLEGEGGNPGNYIDLAFGQYDTYTPMQLNQYVATIANGGKRYASHVLKQVLRENGEHESDTPQVVYQNQPKLLNAVQLSPEELGRIQQGFWSAANHPQGLSYNEFRGFPVTIAAKTGTAETGTEGIINSTFVSYAPYEQPKIALSVVIPEISASAYDKTAEVIGHKVLDAYYHKK, from the coding sequence TTGGCACTTAATGACGATAAGAAAAAGAAAGTAGGTGAAGGCATGTCGCATGACTTTGATAAGTCAGCTAAGCGCAAGGGGAGAGAAAAACAAGCCCAGGTTAATTCCAAGACTTTACGGCGGAAATCGCCCCATTGGCATAATTACCTGAATCGGCTAAACATTTTACTTTATATTGTATTTATTTTATTTGCCCTGCTTATCTTCCGCTTAGGCTACTTACAGGTTGTTAATGGTCAAGCCTTCCAAGAACTGGTCCATATGACTGAAAAGAATATGTCTGAAGAAAGTGTTCCTAGAGGTTATATTGTGGACCGTAACCATAAGATGTTGGTGGATAACGAGGGACTCCAAGCCATTAATTACACCCGAGGCCCCAATGTCACGGGGGAAGATATGGCCAAGACTGCCCGGAAATTAGCTAGTTTTATTCATTTAGATACTGAAGAAGTTACTGAACGAGACCGAAAGGATTATTGGATTGCCAGCAATCAAGACCGATTAAATGAGCGGATGTCAGAAGAAGACTTGCGGCTAAGGGATAGTGAACTTTATGAGAAGCAATTATCCTACGTCTCTGAAGAGGATATCAATTTTTCTGGGGATGATCTCGAAGCGGTTCTGATTTATAAGCGCATGAATGGGGCCTACGCCCTCACACCAACCTTGATTAAAAACAAGGATGTCAGCAATGAAGAAATTGCCCTGGTCAGTGAGCATAGTAATGAAATGCCTGGGGTCAATACCACCATGGATTGGCGCAGAGAATATCCACAAAAAGATTTACTCCGTTCAGTAATCGGTAGCGTGACTTCTGAAGAAGAAGGATTGCCGAGTGATAAGGCTGAATACTACCTGGCCCAAGGTTATGCCCGCAATGACCGGGTCGGTAAGTCTTACCTGGAAGCCATGCATGAAGATATCCTGCACGGCGCCAAGACCAAGTACGAAACTGAAATTAACCAAAGAGGCGAGGTCGTTAGAACCGACAAGGCATATCCTGGCTCCATGGGAAATACCGTTCAACTGACCATTGATACTGATTTTCAAAAGAAAATTGAAGAAATTTTGGAAGGCTACTTGCACGGGTCAAGTACCGGTAAAAATAATTCCATCTATGTGGTAGCCAGTGACCCTAATAATGGGGAGATCCTGGCCATGGCTGGTAAATACCGCAATGAACATGGCGAAATCATTGACGACGCCCTGGGAACTATTAATTCATCCTTTACCATGGGATCTACAGTCAAAGGAGCCACAGTTGGGGCCGGTTACCATTATGGCGTCTTAAAACCGGGTCAAGAAAATATCTTTATTGACCAACCGCTTTACTTTACTGGGACACCAAGGAAGGCTTCCTGGTGGGCAGCCCACAATACTAGCCCCGTTCCTATTAATGATGTCATGGCTCTGGCAAGGTCTTCCAATGTCTATATGATCCGGACTGCCATGGCTATCGGGGGCTTACCCAACTATGAAGCAGGGATGTCCTTGGCTGGTTTAGATCCAGAAACGGGTAATAAGTTGCGTAATTTTTACCATCAATTTGGTTTAGGAAGCTCGACCGGTATTGACCTACAAAATGAAGTGACTGGTCTGGAAGGTGAAGGGGGTAACCCTGGTAACTATATTGACTTGGCTTTTGGTCAATATGATACCTATACGCCCATGCAATTGAACCAATATGTCGCAACTATCGCTAACGGTGGTAAACGCTATGCCAGCCATGTGCTTAAACAAGTGCTCAGAGAAAATGGTGAGCATGAGTCTGACACCCCTCAAGTGGTTTATCAAAACCAACCTAAATTGTTGAATGCCGTACAATTAAGTCCAGAAGAACTGGGACGAATTCAACAAGGTTTCTGGTCAGCAGCCAACCATCCGCAAGGTCTCTCATATAATGAATTTAGAGGCTTCCCGGTGACTATTGCTGCTAAAACTGGTACGGCGGAAACAGGGACCGAAGGGATAATTAACTCGACCTTTGTTTCTTACGCGCCTTACGAACAACCTAAGATTGCCTTATCGGTAGTCATTCCTGAAATTAGTGCCTCAGCTTATGATAAGACAGCAGAAGTTATTGGACATAAAGTCTTGGATGCCTATTACCATAAAAAATAA
- the rpmG gene encoding 50S ribosomal protein L33, with protein MRINILLENTELKGERIYLTEKNRRNNPDRIELKKYSPKLRKVCLFREVKK; from the coding sequence ATGCGTATTAACATTCTTTTAGAAAATACGGAACTTAAGGGCGAACGCATTTACTTAACAGAAAAAAATCGTCGTAACAACCCTGACCGTATCGAATTAAAAAAATATAGTCCAAAATTACGTAAAGTATGCTTATTTAGAGAAGTTAAAAAATAG